The genomic segment GTGCCCGCTCCGTCGTACGTGGCACCTAAGGGATACGCCTGCCCAGGCCAGACCTGCATGTATACGACTCTTCCACTCACGCCCCCTCGACTTGGGGCCACTTCGGCCAGAGTGTGCCCGAAAGTGGGGCAACCACCCAGGAGTTGTACCCGTCTAACCGTCTGACCACATACTCGGCATGCCCATGAATGGGGCGCCAGGGGAGTAGGGGGAGTAGTGCGAGACATAGTCAGACGCCACCTGGGGAAGGTGGTGGCCGGCACGACGGTCGCGGTCGCCGCGGCAGCCGTGCTGGTGGGCGTCAATCTGTCGGGGTCCGAGGCGGGCGGCTCGGGGGACCGTCAGGCCAACGCGGCGGCGGCGCAGCAGGACGCCGTGGCGAAGGATGGTGTCGTGGAGGCGGCGCCCGAGGAAGGCGCGAAAGGCGTCGGCAGCGACCCGCTGACCGATGAGGAGATCGAGCGGGCCGAGAAGGCCTCGGTGTCGGGCCCGCTGCGCTCCAGCGCCCGGGACGTCGAGGGGGACCGCGGGCCGCAGCTGCTGTCCACCAACCTCAGCGAACCGGACCCGAACGGCGGCGACGCGCCGCGCAGCGCCGAGGTCGTGTACTACGACTACAAGAAGGACACCGTCATCACCAAGACGGTCAACCTGGAGACCGGCAAGGTGGCCGACACGGTCACCACCAAGAACGTGCAGCCACCGCCCAGCCAGGAAGAGCTGGCCGAGGGCGCCAGGCTGCTGATCGCCGACCCGCTCGGCAAGGGCCTGAAGAAGGACTTCAAGCACGCCACGGGCAAGGCGCTCACCGGCCCCGACCAGCTGCAGCTGAGCGGCATGGTCTTCCGCAAGGAGACGGTGAAGCGCGTGCCGTCCAGCCTCGGCGACTGCGGCAAGAACCGGTGCCTGCAGGTCGTCACCAAGGTCAAGAGCGGCCCGTGGATCGACACCAGGGCCCTCGTCGTCGACCTGAGCACCCGCACGGTGGGCCGCCTCGGCTGATCCCGGCCACCCGCTCACGACACCACACGCCACCTTCTCCTCGGACGAGGGAGTCCACTTCACCATGCACGTCAACAGACTTTCGCGCGCCCGAAAGAGGGCCACGATGGCCCTCGCGGTCTCCGCGCTCGTCGGCGGCGCCGTCACCGTCGCCGGACCCGCGACTGCGGCCCCGCGGGCCCCGCAGGCGCCGACCGCCGCGGCCGACTGCAGCGACGCGTACAAGATCGAGCAGACCGTCGACGGCGGCACGACCTGGCGCATGTGCTGGCACTACAACACGCTCTCCGGCCTGATCCTCGACAAGATCAGCTACCAGCCGAAGGGTGAGGCGAAGCCCATCCCGGTCCTCACCAGCGCCCGGCTCGCCCAGGTCCACGTCCCCTACGACGACGGCCAGGCCGAGTACGACGACGTCACCGGCACCGACTTCGGCCAGGCCCTGCAGAACCTCAACCCCGGCGAGTGCCCCGGCGGCACCATCAAGACCGTCAAGGTCCCGCACCGCGGCGACGTGAAGGGTCTGTGCGCCACCACGCGCGCGCGTGGGCACGCCTACCGCCTCAACGACGACGCGAGCACCGGCGGTACCGGAAAGACCTACACGGGCCAGGGCAAGGACCTCCTCGTCTACACCGTGAACAAGGCCTCCTGGTACGAGTACATAACGGAGTGGCGCTTCTCCTCCGACGGCACCATCACCTCCAACGTCGGCGCCACCGGCAGTCTCTCGCCGTACGACTACGACGGCGGCGACGACCGCGGCTGGCCGATCGGCAAGGGCGACCAGGCCAAGGCCGAGAGCCACGCCCACAACGTCTTCTGGCGCCTCAACTTCGGCCTCGACGGCTCCCCGAAGGCCAAGGTCGAGCAGTACGACTCCAAGGTCACCCCGCCCACCGGCGACGGCAGCCCCACCACGAAGACCACCCGCACCAAGGTCACCAAGGAGCTCGCCGGCGACCGCAAGGACATGCGCTGGTGGCGTGTGGTCAGCAACACGGGCAAGAACAAGGACGGCCACCCGCGCTCGTACGAGATCGTGCCGGGCCCCAGCAACAAGCACGCGGGCCGCGAGTTCACCAAGCACGACGTGTACTTCACCCAGTACAAGAAGTGCGAGCAGTACGCGAGCAACAACATCGGCTGCCCCAACGGCACCCCGGACAGCGTCGACAAGTGGGTGAACGGCCAGGCCATGGACCACCCGGTCACCTGGGTCCACATCGGCTTCCACCACATCGCGCGTGACGAGGACCAGCAGCCGATGCCGGTCCACTGGCAGGGCTTCTCGCTGGCCGCGCGCGACGTGACCGCTATGAGCCCGCTCACTCCGCAGGATCTCGCCAACCAGAACGGCCAGCCGCCGCTGGGCGGTTGAGAAACTGCCCGGCCCATCGGGCTGCACCGCCCGCCGCTCCCGGAGTACCCTTCCTTGATCGTTGACCGGGGGAGTGTTCGCGGGAGCGGAAGGCGGTGCGCGGGTGAGCTCGGGCGGGCGGGAGCTGCCCCCTGGTGACGAGGGTCACGAGGGGAGCTCCGCGGACGTACCCCCTGGAGCGGTGTCCCTGGCCCGGCCGATGGAGATGGAATCTCAGATCGGACCGGAACTGGACTGGGACGCCGACGCCTGGCGCGAGGTCCGTACGCGCGCGCAGCGCGCGGGGCGGGCCTACATCTGGCTGAACCTGGTGGAGCAGCGGCTGCGCGCGGTCGTGGCCGCTGTTCTGCGTCCCGTCTACGAACCCGTCCACGCCGACGACTGGGTCGTCGCCGCGGCGGGCCCGGCCGGGCAGGAGTGGGTGCAGCGGGCCGTCGCCGTGCGTGAGGTGAGCCGCCGCAAGGGCTATCTGCTCGACCCCGCCGACGACAACGTCCTCAGCTTTCTGACACTGCCGCAGCTGCGTGAGCTGATGGTGCAGCACTGGCCGTGCTTCGAGCCGTACTTCGACGACCGGCGCGACGTCGAGCTCGCCCTCGACGAGCTGGAGGTCACGCGGAACGTCGTCTCCCGCAACCGCGCCCTCTCCGAAACGGTCCTCGCCCAGGCCGAGCGCGCCTCCGCCCGCCTCCTGGACATGCTCGGCTCCGGCACCGACACGCCCTCCGCGCGGCGGCTGCCCGTCGACGCCGTCGAGGATCTGGTCGGCGACCGGTACGCGGACGTGGTGGCCGTGCACTCGGACCGGGTGCGGCTCCTGCGCCGGTTCCCCGCGGAGGACATGTTCGGCGGCGCCCGCAGGCTCGACGCCATCGGGATAGGGCTCAACCTCCTCGTGCAGAACTTCTCCGGGCGGCGGCTGGTCCGGCTCGCCGAGTCCGGCTGCCGGACGCGGCTGCTCTTCCTCAATCCGGCCAGCAGCGCGGTCAAGCGCCGGGAACGCGAACTGGGGATAAAGAAGGGTGAGTTGAGCCGGTCCGTCGAGATGAACATCCTGCACATGCGCCGGGTCAGGGCGCGGCTCAAGGACCCTGGCGCGTTCGAGATCCAGGTGTTCGACGAGACGCCGCGCTTCACCGCCTATCTGGTCGACGGGGACGGTGCGGACGGCATCGGTGTCGTCCAGTCGTATCTGCGCAGGACCCGCGGGATGGAGGCGCCGGTGCTCGTGTTGCGGGGCGGCAGCCGGGTGGTCAAGTCGGGCGATCCGGGCGACGGCGGCCTTTTCGCCACATACCGCGAGGAGTTCGAGGTGGCCTGGGCGGACTCGCGCCCGGTGTCCTGACTCCGCCCCCCGGATTGTCAGTGGCGCATGGGATCGTGGTGGTCACTGGGGGAAAGCACCACGAAGAAGGGGGCGGCCATGGGCTGGCACCAGGAGCTGCTGATCGGTTTCGACCTGGAGACGACAGGGACGGATCCGAACGAGGCGCGCATCGTCACCGGCGCGGTCATCGAGGTCAAGGCCGGCGAGACGCTGGGGCGCCGCACCTGGCTCGCGGACCCGGGAGTTCCGATCCCGCCGGACGCGGTGGCCGTGCATGGCATCACGAACGAACGGGCGGCGGCCGAGGGCAGACCCGCCGCCGAGGTCGCGGACGCGCTCGCCGACGTCCTCACGTCGTACTGGCTGTCGGGCGTCCCGGTCGTCGCGTACAACGCGGTCTTCGACCTCAGCCTGCTCTCCGCCGAGCTCCGCAGGCACGGCCTGCCGTCCCTGCGCGACCGGCTCGGCGGCATCGCCCCCGGCCCGGTGATCGACCCGTACACGATCGACCGCACCGTCGACCGCTACCGCAGGGGCAAGCGGAATTTGGAGGCGGTCTGCACGGAGTACGGAGTGCGGCTCGAGTCCGCCCACGACGCCGCGGCCGACGCCCAGGCCGCCGCCCGCCTCGCCTGTGCGATAGCCGACCGCCACCCGAAGGTCGCGTCCCTCGGCCCCGCGGACCTGCACCGCAGCCAGATCGGGTGGTACGCGGAATGGGCGGCGGACTTCCAGGACTTCCTGCGCAGGAAGGGCAACGCGGACGCGGTCGTGGACGGGGTGTGGCCGCTGCGCGCGGAGAGCTGACCGTCCCGATCGGAAAGCCGACGGCTTAGAAGGGGTACCAGCGGACCTCCGCGTCCCCGTCCCTGAGCGACGCCACCCGCCTGCGGAACTCGACGAGCGCCTTGGGGTTGGACGGCGCGTGCTGCGCGACCCACGCGCAGCTGGCCGTCTCGCGCGCGCCGCGCAGCACGGCGCACCCCTCCCACTCCCGCACGTCCCAGCCGTACGTCGACACGAGCCCGTCGTACGCCTCCGGCGCGAGCCCGTACCGGTCGCGGGAGAGCGCCATGACGACCAGGTCGTGCTCCCGCAGGTCGAAGGAGAAGGTCTCCAGGTCCACGAGCACGGGGCCGTCCGGACCGACCAGGACATTGCGGGGCAGCGCGTCCCCGTGGATGGGCCCCGGCGCGAGACGGGGCGTCAGCGCCGCCGCGGCCGCCGCGAACCCGTCCCTGCGCTCGCGCAGATAGTCCGCGTCGGCCGGATCGACCGCGTCACCCGCGAGCCGTAGCCACCGCTCCACGCCACCGAGCAGTTCACGGCGGGGGAGCTCGAAGGAGGGGGAGTCCAGATCGTGCACACGACGGATCAGCGCGGCGAGATCGCGCGGCTCGGCGGGGCGCACCGCCTCCGGCAGCCGGTGCCAGAGCGTCACCGGATGGCCGTCCACCAACCGAGCCTCGGACTCGGCGGCCCGCACGGCAGGGACGCCCGCCTCTTCCAGCCAGCGGGCGACCGCCGTCTCGCGCCGCGCCCTGGCCAGGAGCTCGGGGGCTGCCCGCCCCACCTTGACGACCAGCTCGCCGACGGCGAACACCGCGTTCTCGCCGAGGGCGAGGAGCCGGGCCCCGCCCGTCGGCACCGGCAGATCCGCCGCGTCCAGTACGTCCCGCGCCCGCGCCTCGTCCATCCCGTGCCTCCCGCACCTGTTGCCCCGTTCGCCCGACAGTCTCGCATTCGCACAGGCCAACCGGTCTGCGAGGGCGCGCAGCTGCTTGACGTATCAAGATCACATCAGCACGATGACGGAGGCCGCCGGGGCGGCCGCATCCGCACGAGCCGCCCGAAGGAGCCGATCCCGTGACATTGGCGACCGCAACGAAGCGGTCAGCGAGAGGGAAGCCGGGACGCGGCGTCGCGGACCACGGCGCGTGGTTCCTCGTGCTGCCCGCCCTCATCCCCATTCTCGTCCTCAGCGTCGGACCGCTCCTCTACGGCATCGCGCTGGCCTTCACCGACTCCCAGTCGGGCCGCACCGAACCCACCCAGTGGGTCGGCGCCCTCAACTTCCAGGACCTGCTGCACGACACGCTGTTCTGGGACTCGTTCCGCATCGGCCTGCTCTGGGCGTTCGGCGTCACCGTGCCGCAGTTCTTCCTCGCGCTCGGCCTCGCCCTCCTGCTCAACCAGCCGCTGCGGATGCGCTGGCTCGCGCGGGCGCTGGCGATCATCCCGTGGGCGATGCCCGAGGTCGTCGTCGGCATCATGTGGCGGCTCGTCTACCACCCGGACGCGGGCGTGCTCAACGAAACGCTCTCCGATCTCGGCCTCGGCGACGGCAAGGACTGGCTGACGGGCACGGCCACCGCGCTCTTCGCCGTCATCGTCGTCGGCGTCTGGGCCGGCATGCCGCAGACCACCGTCGCCCTGCTCGCCGGACTGCAGAACACCCCGCGCGAACTGCACGAGGCCGCCGCGATGGACGGCGCGGGCGCCTGGCGTCGGTTCACCACCGTCACCTGGCCCGCGATCAAACCGATCGCCCTCGCCATCACCGCGCTGAACTTCATCTGGAACTTCAACTCGTTCGCCCTGGTCTACGTCCTCACGCAGGGCGGCCCCGGCGGCCGCACCCGCCTCCCCATGCTCTTCGCCTACGAAGAGGCGTTCCGCTACGGCCAGTTCGGCTACGCGGCGGCCATGGGCTGCGTGATGGTCGCGGTGATCTCCGTCATCCTGTCCGTCTACCTCGTGGGCCGACTGAAGGGAGGCGACGAGGCATGATGCGCACGACAAAGCCGGCGCGCGCCGCACAGTACGTGGCGCTCGCCGCCTACCTCGTCTTCCTCGCCTTCCCGTTCCTCTGGCTGATCTCCACGGCGTTCAAGCCCGCGCGGGAACTGGGCAGCCTGCACCCCACCTGGATCCCCAAGGACCCGACCCTGGACAACTTCCGCCAGGCCTTCGACGAGCAGCCGCTCCTGCGGGCCGCGGGCAACTCCCTGATCGCGGCGCTCAGCGCGGCCCTGATCGCGGTCGTCATCGCGACACCGATGGCGTACGTCATGGCCAGGCACCGCAACCGCGTCGCGAAGGCGGCCACCGGCTGGGTGGTGATCAGCCAGGCGTTCCCGTTCGTCCTGATCATCATCCCGCTGTTCCTGATCCTGAAGAACCTGCACCTGATCAACTCGCTGCTCGGCCTGATCATGGTCTACGTGGTGTGGTCGCTGCCGTTCGCGCTGTGGATGCTCGTCGGGTACGTCCGCGCGGTCCCGACCGAGCTGGAGGAGGCCGCAGCGGTGGACGGCGCGAGCAAGGTGCGCACCTTCGTCTCGGTCGTCGCGCCGCTGCTCGCCCCCGGCATCGTGGCCACCGCGATGTTCGCCTTCATCACCGCATGGAACGAGTTCTTCTTCGCGCTCGTCCTGCTCAAGACCCCGGAGAAGCAGACGTTGCCGGTCATCCTCAACCGCTTCATCGGCACGGAGGGCGTCGCCGACCTCGGGCCGCTCGCAGCGGCGGCGTTCCTCGCGACCATCCCCTCGCTCGTCATCTTCGCGATCATCCAGAAGCGGATCACGGGCGGCATGCTGGCGGGGGCGGTGAAGGCCTGATGCGCAGGGCACCGCGCATGGCATCGCGCAGGGCACCTCGCCTGGGAGCCGCCGTCGCCGCGCTCACGCTGCTGCTCGCCGGATGCAGCGGTGACTCCGGGGACGACGACGGGAAGATCACCCTCCAGTTCCAGTCCCTGGCGTGGCAGAAGGAATCCGTCGACGCCAACAAGGCGCTCGTCGAGGAGTGGAACGCCACCCACCCGGACGTGCGTGTCGAGTACATCCAGGGCAGCTGGGACAGCGTCCACGACCAGCTGCTCACCTCCTTCGAGGGCGGCGAGGCGCCGGACATCATCCACGACGCCTCGGACGACCTCGCGGACTTCGCGTACGGCGGGTATCTCGCGGACATCGGCGACCTCCTGCCCGAGCGCCTCAAGGCGGACATCCCGCAGCGCAGCTGGGAGACGGCGACCTTCGACGGGAAGATCTACGGAGTGCCGTTCCTCCAGGAGCCGCGCGTCCTGATCGCCAACTCCAAGTGGCTGAAGAAGTCGGGGGTGCGCGTCCCGACGCCCGGGAAGCCGTGGAGCTGGCCGGAGTTCCGGAAGATCACCAAGGAGCTCGGCGACGGCACGGACGGGAAGTACGGCGTCGCCTGGCCTCTCAAGGAGCCGGTCTCGGCCACGCTCAACCTCTCCCTGTCGACCGGCGGGAAGATGTTCCACCGGGGCGCGGACGGCAAGGTCGACGTCCGCTTCGACGCGCCCGACCAGGTCATGCCACGCACGGTCCACGACCAGGTCAACGTCGACAAGAGCGCGTCCGGCAGCACCCTCGGCATGGGCGGCTCCGACACCCTGCCCGGCTTCTTCGGCGGCAAGTACGCGATGGTCCCGCTCGGCTTCTCGTACCGCCAGCAGATCGTCCAGCAGGCGCCGAAGGGCTTCGAGTGGCAGGTGCTGCCCGCCCCGGCGGGCGAGGAGGGGCTCGCGCAGGGCGTCAGCCCGCAGACCCTGTCCGTCTCTGAGGACAGCGCCCACAAGAAGGAGGCGGCCGAGTTCATCGACTTCTTCCTCCAGCCGAAGAACATGGTGAAGCTCGCGCGCGGCGACTGGATGCTGCCGACGGGCGAGGAAGCGCTGCAGGACCCCGCCCTGCGCACGGAGAAGAACGGCTGGTCCGCGGGCACGGCCCTCTCCGAGGACCTGCGGCCGGCGCCCGCCCAGTCCGTGCGCGGCTACCCCGAGTGGAAGGACAAGGTCGCCACCCCGGCGCTCCAGGAGTACTACAGCGGGGCGATCGACCTCGACGAACTGGAGAAGCGGCTGGTGAAGGACGGGAACCTGGTGCTGGCGCGGTACCAGCGCTGAAGGTCTGGGGGCGGGGGTGTCACAGCCCCGCGCCGGGCTGTCCCGCGCCGGACTGTCCCGCCCGTACAAGGCCCGACTCGTACGCCGCGATGACCGCCTGCGCGCGGTCGCGGACGCCGAGCTTGGCGAAGATGCCGGTGGCGTGGTTCTTCACGGTCTGGACGCCGATCGCCATCTGCTGTGCGATCTCGGCGTTGTCGAGGCCCGCGGCGATCAGCCGCAGCACCTCCACCTCGCGTGGCGTGAGCCCGGAGAGGTCGGCGCCGGGCGGGGCGGGCGCCGGGGCCGGGGCCACGAATGTGGCGAGCAGCCGGGTCAGGAGCCGGGGCGCGACGACGGCCTCGCCGCGGTGGACGGTGCGCAGCGCGGCCACGAGTTCCTCGGGGGAGACGTCCTTGGGCAGGAACCCCGACGCGCCCGCCCGCAGGGCGCCGACCACGTGCTCGTCCATGTCGAAGGTGCTGAGCGCGAGGACCCGGCACCCGGGCAGCTCGGCGCTCAGCCGCTCGGTGGCCCTGACCCCGTCGAGCACCGGCATGCGGATGTCCATCAGGACGACGTCCGGGCGGAGTTCGTGGGCCGCGGCGACGGCCTGCGCACCGTCGTCCACCTCGCCGATGACCTCGATGGCGGGGTCCGAACGCAGGATGAGGGAGAGACCTCGGCGTACCAGGGGCTGGTCGTCGGCGATGAGCACGGTGATCCGCTCGGGCGACATGGCAGAGGTCATCGGGGCGTCTCGTCTTTCTCGTCGTTCGAGTCGAGTTCGTACGTATCCGCGGGCAGCGGCACTTCCGCGGTCACCGCGAAGCCGCCTTCCGGACGGTTGCCCACGTGCAGGGAACCGTCGTGGAGGGCGATGCGTTCCCGCATGCCGAGGAGACCGTATCCGCCTCCGGTGCGGTTCGTGCCGGGGTCCCCGCCGCCCGCGCCGTCGTCGGTCACCTCGACGGCGACCCGGTCCGGGAGGTAGGTGAGCCGGACCGTCGCGCGGGCGGGCCCCGCGTGCTTGCGGGCGTTGGTGAGGGCTTCCTGGACGATGCGGTAGAGCGTGAGGCCGACGGTCATCGGCAGCGGCCGGGGCCGCCCGGTGACGTGGAGTTCGACCGGCAGACCCGCCGCGACCGAGTCGGCGACGAGCCGCTCGATGTCGTTCACCCCGGGCTGAGGTTCCGACGGCGTCTCGTCCGGAGTCTCGGTGCTGCGCAGGACGCCGAGGAGCTGCCGCATCTCGTGCAGGGCCGTGCGGCCCGACTCCTCCAGGGTCACCAGCGCCTCACGGGCCGTCTCCGGATCGCGGTCCAGGGTCGACCTGGCACCGCCGGACATCAGGTACATGGTGGTGATGTGGTGGGCGACGATGTCGTGCAGCTCCCGCGCGATGCGGCGCCGTTCCTCCGTCACCGCCCGGTCGGCGAGTAGCCTGCGGTTGATGTCCAGCTGCTGCTTCCACTGCCGCACGGCCAGACCTATGGCGACGAGCAGGCAGGGCGTGACCACCACGTCGGTGATGCCGATCCCCAGGACAGCCTGGTCGGTGTTCAGGTACCGCAGGACCTGCACGGGCGCGGCGGCGACGACGGAGAGCGCGACGGCCCGCCGCTCGCTGTACCGGGCGACGGTGTAGAGGGCCACCGACACGGCGGCGCCGTAACTGTTGGACATGGCCACACCCGGGTCCACGACGAGCCCCGTGTTGACGGCCAGCTGCACGCCGAGGACCGCGCCGAGCACGGGCACCGGGTGCTGACGCCGGAAGAGCAGCGGGACCACGGCGAGGCAGATCAGCAGGACGCCCGGGACGGTGACGCGCGCGCCGGTCCCCTCCTCGCCGGGCGCGAGATAGGACAGTACGTCGAGCGTCACCGCGGCAACGGCGAGGACCACGCCGCCCACGGTCGGCCGCGCGCTCTCCGCGGGCGGTACCGGAGGGAAGAAGTCGCGTCCCATCCGGGCGCCTCCACATATGCACTCATCGAACCGGCTGATCCGGGTCGTCTCTCTTCCGCACCATTACATCCCGGTCCGCCGGGCGGTGAATCGGCGCGGGGGCGGTTCTTGTGCCCAGTACCGGAGTACTGGGTGCGGCGGAACGCCGGACCCGGGTCCCGGGTGCGTCCCCTTCCCGCGGCCGACGTGTTCAACGGGCCCGGCGTGATGACCTTTTGGCATGATCCGCAAGCTGACCTCTTTCTCCACCCGACATCGATGGATGACGGTCGTCCTATGGACCGTTCTCGGGACGGCGCTCACTTTCGTGGGCGGCGCGATGATGTACGACGTCACCGATTCCCAGGCGGGTGACTTCCTGCCCAAGAAGTACGACTCGGCCGTGGCGCTGCGCATCGCGGAGGAGGATTTCGGCACCAAGCCCGACCCCAACGCGCTGACCGTGCTTGTCGCCAGGGACGACGGCGGGAAGCTGACCCCCGCCGACCAGCGGCACATCACCGGCACGGCGGCCGACCTGGGCCGGGAGCGGGTCGTCGGACCGAAGCCCGAGCCGCTGATGAAGGACCACTCGCAGACCCCGCGGGTGTCGCCGGGCGCCGTGGCACCGGACAAGAGTTTCCGGCTCCTCACGGTGTCGCTCGACGGAAATCCGAATGACCCGGGCCTGCAGAAGGTCTACAAGGAATTCCGCGACCACGCGGAGGACGCATTCGCCAAGGAGGACCTGCGCGTCGGATTCACCGGCGGAATCGCCTCGACGGTCGACGACGTGGACGCCGAGGAAACCACCGGGAAAGTCGTCTCGGCCCTGACGATGGGCCTCATCGTCCTTCTGAACGTGCTGGTGTTCCGCAGCGTGGCGGCCGCGATCGTGCCGCTGATCGCGGTGGGCCTGATCGGCGGTGTGGCCTCGGGAGCCGTGGTCGGTGCGGCGAAACTCTTCGGGATCGACCTCGACGCGTCCACGCCCTCACTGATCAGCGTCGTGCTCCTGGGAATCGGCATCGACTACTTCCTCTTCCTGATGTTCCGGTTCAGGGAACAGCTGCGGAACCGTCCCGACCAGGACGCCCGGGAGGCCGCGGCCGAGACGACCGGGCGGGTGGGCAGTGCGATCACGTCCGCGGCCCTGACGATCGTGGCGGCCTTCGCGACGCTGGGTCTCGCCAGCTTCGGCCAGTTCCGGGTCCTCGGGCCCGCGATCGCGATCTCCGTGCTCGTGATGCTCCTCGCGAGCCTCACCCTGATGCCCGCCCTCCTCGCCGTGTTCGGACGCGGCATGTTCTGGCCCGCCCGCGCCTGGAAGAAGGAGCACACCGGCGGGATCGCCGCCCGCCTGGGCCACGCCGTGAGCAGCCGACCGCTGCGGTACGCCCTGGGCAGCCTGGTGCTGCTCGGCGCGCTCGGCGCCGGTGCCGTCGGCATCAAGATGAGCTACGACCAGCAGGGACTGCACGAGACCGCCGCCGTGCGGACCGCCGAGCAGATCTCCCGCAGCCTCCCCGCGGGGGTCTCCGACCCGCACACCGTCTACGTACGGAGCACGAACGGCACCGCCATCAAGGCGGGGGCACTCGACGACATGACCCGTTCCCTGGGCAAGGCCGAGGGGGTCGGCGAGGTCGGCAAGCCCGTCCTGAACAAGGACCGGACGGCCGCGCGGGTCGACCTGTTCCTGAGCGTCAAGTCCGATACGCAGAAGGCCCGCGACCTGGTCTCGGGACCGGTCAGGGAGACGGCCGCGCGCACGGCCCCCGAGGGCACCAAGGCGTACGTCACGGGAACGGCGGCCGTCTTCGCCGACATCGCGACGGCCGTGGAGAAGGACCTGCGGCTGGTGTTCCCGGTCGCGGCCCTGCTCATCGCGGTCATCCTCTTCCTGCTGCTGCGCTCCCTGCTCGCACCCGTCGTCCTGATGATCGCCGTGGGGCTCGGCTTCGTGGCCACGCTCGGCGCGAGCACCCTGCTCTTCCAGCATGGACTCGACCGGCCCGGGGTGTCGTTCACCCTGCCCCTCGTCCTTTTCCTCTTCGTCGTCGCCCTCGGCACCGACTACAACATCCTGATCACCGACCGGATCAGGGAGGAGATGGAGAAGCCGGTCTCGGCCCGGCACGCGGTCGCCGAGGCGGTACGGCACACCGCGCCCGCCATCGCCACGGCCGGCGTCGTGCTCGCCGGATCCTTCGCCAGCCTCGCCGCGAGCCCCGCGACACAGGAGATCGGCTTCGCCACGGGCCTCGGCATCCTCCTCTCCTCGCTGGTGCTCTCCCTCGTCCTGGTCCCCGCGCTGGCCGCGCTCCTCGGCCGCGGACTGTGGTGGCCCCGCAGGTCACGCCGGGCGCCGGAACAGCAGCACCATCCCTACCCCGTGAACCACCAGCAGCCGTACGCGACCACCCCGGCGCGTTTCGCACAGCACGCACAGCACGCACAGCACGATCAGCAAGGACGCATATGAACACCGCACCTGGCACCACCCGCACCGCCCTGTCCGCCTTCGCCGCCACCCTCGCCGTCGCCGCCGCGGTGACGGGCTGCGCGACGAGCGCGGCCGACTCCCCGACAAAGGCGGGTGCACAGGCGAACACGTCGGCCGACAACGCCGCGTACACCGCCACCCTCAAGGGACTCGACCGCTACTACCACCAGCGCCTGGACTGGGGGCCCTGCAAGGACCCCGAGCTGACCAAGACCGGCACGCAGTGCGCGAAGGTCACCGTCCCGCTCGACTACGCCGCACCGAAGGGCTCCACCCTCTCCCTCACGGTCTCGCGCATGAAGGCCACCGGCTCCGACCGCGAGCGCCGCGGCATCATCCAGACCAACCCGGGCGGCCCCGGCGGCCACGGGCTCGGGATGCCCGCGCAGCTGCGGGCCAAGATGACGCCGCGGGTGGCGGCCGCGTACGACGTCATCGGGATGGACACCCGCGGCCTCGGGGAGAGTTCGGCGCTCGACTGCGGCCTCGACAGCATCTCCTGGTTCCGGGGCGCGGGCTTCGACCGTGCCTCGTTCGACCGGGTGGCGAAGAAGTCGGCCGACGACGCGC from the Streptomyces venezuelae genome contains:
- a CDS encoding carbohydrate ABC transporter permease codes for the protein MMRTTKPARAAQYVALAAYLVFLAFPFLWLISTAFKPARELGSLHPTWIPKDPTLDNFRQAFDEQPLLRAAGNSLIAALSAALIAVVIATPMAYVMARHRNRVAKAATGWVVISQAFPFVLIIIPLFLILKNLHLINSLLGLIMVYVVWSLPFALWMLVGYVRAVPTELEEAAAVDGASKVRTFVSVVAPLLAPGIVATAMFAFITAWNEFFFALVLLKTPEKQTLPVILNRFIGTEGVADLGPLAAAAFLATIPSLVIFAIIQKRITGGMLAGAVKA
- a CDS encoding ABC transporter substrate-binding protein, which gives rise to MASRRAPRLGAAVAALTLLLAGCSGDSGDDDGKITLQFQSLAWQKESVDANKALVEEWNATHPDVRVEYIQGSWDSVHDQLLTSFEGGEAPDIIHDASDDLADFAYGGYLADIGDLLPERLKADIPQRSWETATFDGKIYGVPFLQEPRVLIANSKWLKKSGVRVPTPGKPWSWPEFRKITKELGDGTDGKYGVAWPLKEPVSATLNLSLSTGGKMFHRGADGKVDVRFDAPDQVMPRTVHDQVNVDKSASGSTLGMGGSDTLPGFFGGKYAMVPLGFSYRQQIVQQAPKGFEWQVLPAPAGEEGLAQGVSPQTLSVSEDSAHKKEAAEFIDFFLQPKNMVKLARGDWMLPTGEEALQDPALRTEKNGWSAGTALSEDLRPAPAQSVRGYPEWKDKVATPALQEYYSGAIDLDELEKRLVKDGNLVLARYQR
- a CDS encoding response regulator, yielding MTSAMSPERITVLIADDQPLVRRGLSLILRSDPAIEVIGEVDDGAQAVAAAHELRPDVVLMDIRMPVLDGVRATERLSAELPGCRVLALSTFDMDEHVVGALRAGASGFLPKDVSPEELVAALRTVHRGEAVVAPRLLTRLLATFVAPAPAPAPPGADLSGLTPREVEVLRLIAAGLDNAEIAQQMAIGVQTVKNHATGIFAKLGVRDRAQAVIAAYESGLVRAGQSGAGQPGAGL
- a CDS encoding sensor histidine kinase, translating into MGRDFFPPVPPAESARPTVGGVVLAVAAVTLDVLSYLAPGEEGTGARVTVPGVLLICLAVVPLLFRRQHPVPVLGAVLGVQLAVNTGLVVDPGVAMSNSYGAAVSVALYTVARYSERRAVALSVVAAAPVQVLRYLNTDQAVLGIGITDVVVTPCLLVAIGLAVRQWKQQLDINRRLLADRAVTEERRRIARELHDIVAHHITTMYLMSGGARSTLDRDPETAREALVTLEESGRTALHEMRQLLGVLRSTETPDETPSEPQPGVNDIERLVADSVAAGLPVELHVTGRPRPLPMTVGLTLYRIVQEALTNARKHAGPARATVRLTYLPDRVAVEVTDDGAGGGDPGTNRTGGGYGLLGMRERIALHDGSLHVGNRPEGGFAVTAEVPLPADTYELDSNDEKDETPR
- a CDS encoding MMPL family transporter, which translates into the protein MIRKLTSFSTRHRWMTVVLWTVLGTALTFVGGAMMYDVTDSQAGDFLPKKYDSAVALRIAEEDFGTKPDPNALTVLVARDDGGKLTPADQRHITGTAADLGRERVVGPKPEPLMKDHSQTPRVSPGAVAPDKSFRLLTVSLDGNPNDPGLQKVYKEFRDHAEDAFAKEDLRVGFTGGIASTVDDVDAEETTGKVVSALTMGLIVLLNVLVFRSVAAAIVPLIAVGLIGGVASGAVVGAAKLFGIDLDASTPSLISVVLLGIGIDYFLFLMFRFREQLRNRPDQDAREAAAETTGRVGSAITSAALTIVAAFATLGLASFGQFRVLGPAIAISVLVMLLASLTLMPALLAVFGRGMFWPARAWKKEHTGGIAARLGHAVSSRPLRYALGSLVLLGALGAGAVGIKMSYDQQGLHETAAVRTAEQISRSLPAGVSDPHTVYVRSTNGTAIKAGALDDMTRSLGKAEGVGEVGKPVLNKDRTAARVDLFLSVKSDTQKARDLVSGPVRETAARTAPEGTKAYVTGTAAVFADIATAVEKDLRLVFPVAALLIAVILFLLLRSLLAPVVLMIAVGLGFVATLGASTLLFQHGLDRPGVSFTLPLVLFLFVVALGTDYNILITDRIREEMEKPVSARHAVAEAVRHTAPAIATAGVVLAGSFASLAASPATQEIGFATGLGILLSSLVLSLVLVPALAALLGRGLWWPRRSRRAPEQQHHPYPVNHQQPYATTPARFAQHAQHAQHDQQGRI